One genomic segment of Occultella kanbiaonis includes these proteins:
- the uraD gene encoding 2-oxo-4-hydroxy-4-carboxy-5-ureidoimidazoline decarboxylase, with amino-acid sequence MSVATPSPTRTRSVHPVDERLPTGKLAVYGLQHVLAFYAGAVIVPILLAGAIGLDERELIHLINADLFTCGIASIIQSIGFWKVGVRLPLLQGVTFTAVSPMIAIGLAAGGGTDGLLVIYGAVIVAGLFTFLIAPFFARLIRFFPPVVTGTVILIIGIALLPVAAQDAVGGAGGDPTNPRNLAYALGTLALIVAIQRIFKGFMATVAVLIGLVVGTLAAWAFGDAHFGGVAESAWVGVTTPFYFGWPQFSAAAIISMIVVMLITAVETTGDVFATGEIVDKRISRADIARALRADGLATTLGGVLNSFPYTCFAENVGLVRLTRVKSRYVVAAAGLIMIGLGLLPKAGAVVAGIPHPVLGGAALAMFATVAVVGIQTLSRVDFNDHRNIVIVGTSIGLALLVTAQPAVAQAVPSWAEIIFGSGITLGSITAIGLNLVFHHLGSGRGPAVAGRPGADSISLGQVNAMSREEFVATFAVLVQGEGWVAERAYDRRPFGDTQALRMALQEALFAGATDEQRELMQAYPDLGGLGEEAGEDSAAEQSEVGLTRLDEESQDEFTRLTATYRDRFGVPLIACVRDIGARERVLASGWERLSNSDAQEHATAIIEIAKIANHRFESLVADANPISAARTRSLDRAGS; translated from the coding sequence ATGTCTGTTGCGACACCCAGCCCGACCCGCACCCGGTCCGTCCATCCGGTCGACGAACGTCTGCCCACGGGCAAACTCGCCGTCTACGGACTGCAGCACGTGCTCGCGTTCTACGCCGGCGCCGTCATCGTTCCGATCCTGCTCGCCGGGGCCATCGGACTCGACGAACGCGAACTGATCCACCTGATCAACGCGGACCTGTTCACCTGTGGGATCGCATCGATCATCCAGTCGATCGGGTTCTGGAAGGTCGGAGTCCGGCTCCCGCTGCTGCAGGGGGTCACGTTCACCGCCGTGAGCCCGATGATCGCGATCGGCCTCGCCGCCGGCGGCGGCACCGATGGGCTGCTGGTGATCTACGGCGCGGTCATCGTGGCCGGGCTGTTCACGTTCCTGATCGCGCCCTTCTTCGCCCGCCTGATCCGGTTCTTCCCACCGGTCGTGACCGGCACCGTGATCCTGATCATCGGTATCGCACTGCTGCCGGTGGCGGCCCAGGACGCGGTCGGCGGCGCCGGCGGCGACCCGACGAACCCGCGCAACCTCGCCTATGCCCTTGGCACCCTCGCCCTGATCGTGGCCATCCAGAGGATCTTCAAGGGCTTCATGGCCACCGTGGCCGTGCTCATCGGACTGGTCGTCGGCACGCTGGCCGCGTGGGCGTTCGGGGACGCCCACTTCGGCGGGGTCGCCGAGTCCGCGTGGGTCGGCGTGACCACCCCCTTCTACTTCGGCTGGCCACAGTTCAGCGCCGCCGCGATCATCTCGATGATCGTCGTCATGCTGATCACCGCCGTGGAGACCACCGGTGACGTGTTCGCCACGGGGGAGATCGTGGACAAGCGCATCAGTCGGGCCGACATCGCCCGGGCGCTGCGCGCGGACGGACTCGCGACCACCCTGGGCGGCGTTCTCAACTCCTTCCCCTACACGTGCTTCGCGGAGAACGTCGGTCTGGTGCGGCTGACCCGGGTGAAGAGCCGGTACGTGGTCGCGGCCGCGGGTCTGATCATGATCGGGCTCGGCCTGCTGCCGAAGGCCGGCGCGGTGGTGGCGGGCATCCCGCACCCGGTGCTGGGCGGTGCCGCACTTGCCATGTTCGCGACCGTCGCGGTGGTGGGCATCCAGACCCTCTCCCGGGTGGACTTCAACGACCACCGCAACATCGTCATCGTCGGCACGAGCATCGGGCTGGCCCTGCTCGTGACCGCGCAGCCCGCGGTCGCCCAGGCGGTGCCCTCCTGGGCGGAGATCATCTTCGGCAGCGGCATCACGCTCGGCAGCATCACCGCGATCGGCCTGAACCTCGTCTTCCACCACCTCGGGAGCGGCCGGGGACCGGCCGTCGCAGGCCGGCCCGGGGCCGACTCGATCAGCCTCGGCCAGGTCAACGCGATGAGCCGCGAGGAGTTCGTCGCCACGTTCGCCGTGCTGGTCCAGGGTGAGGGCTGGGTGGCCGAGCGCGCCTACGACCGGCGCCCGTTCGGCGACACCCAGGCGCTGCGGATGGCCCTGCAGGAGGCCCTGTTCGCCGGTGCCACCGACGAGCAGCGGGAGCTGATGCAGGCCTACCCGGACCTCGGCGGGCTCGGGGAGGAGGCCGGCGAGGACTCGGCCGCGGAGCAGTCCGAGGTGGGCCTGACCCGGCTCGACGAGGAGTCCCAGGACGAGTTCACCCGGCTCACGGCCACCTATCGCGACCGGTTCGGAGTTCCGCTGATCGCCTGCGTGCGTGACATCGGCGCCCGCGAACGCGTGCTCGCCTCGGGGTGGGAGCGGCTCTCGAACTCCGACGCCCAGGAACACGCGACCGCGATCATCGAGATCGCCAAGATCGCCAACCACCGCTTCGAGTCACTCGTCGCGGACGCCAACCCCATCAGCGCCGCGCGCACGCGTAGCCTGGACCGAGCAGGGAGTTGA
- a CDS encoding nucleoside deaminase, whose amino-acid sequence MSHIELAEGRIMTADPRQEHWLAEAVALARSNVADGGGPFGALIVRGGQLLGRGVNRVTRDNDPTAHAEVCAIRAAASALGDYRLTGTVLYTSCEPCPLCLSAALWARVDRVVYAADRYDAARGGFDDLAFYELFAKDRSEWDTPVVSLEVPGAAGPFDDWLARADRVEY is encoded by the coding sequence ATGAGCCACATCGAACTCGCGGAGGGGCGGATCATGACCGCGGACCCCAGGCAGGAGCACTGGCTCGCCGAGGCCGTCGCCCTCGCCCGCAGCAACGTCGCCGACGGGGGCGGCCCGTTCGGCGCGCTCATCGTCCGCGGCGGGCAGCTCCTCGGACGGGGCGTCAACCGGGTCACCCGTGACAACGACCCGACGGCGCACGCAGAGGTCTGCGCGATCCGTGCGGCGGCGTCCGCGCTCGGGGACTACCGCCTGACCGGGACGGTGCTGTACACGTCCTGCGAACCCTGCCCGCTCTGCCTGTCGGCCGCCCTCTGGGCGCGGGTGGACCGAGTCGTGTATGCCGCCGACCGCTACGACGCGGCGCGCGGCGGCTTCGACGATCTCGCGTTCTACGAGCTGTTCGCCAAGGACCGCTCCGAGTGGGACACCCCGGTCGTCTCGCTCGAAGTACCGGGGGCGGCCGGCCCGTTCGACGACTGGCTCGCCCGCGCCGACCGCGTGGAGTACTGA
- a CDS encoding LysM peptidoglycan-binding domain-containing protein — MRRALLTLSVAGITGGVAAWLATVALPAAATPRSVDETVSLALIWCALGVLAWYCVSAALALGCLAARAAGRGWSAGERALRAGGAPFMARMASVGVGVALAAGALVAPAQAVPMPDGGASVGADITWGAGSDLVPGSDLAPGSDLAPGSDRAPASSSTLGPGAGTDADADADADADAGTGSEAAEVGPDLTWGAFGPDDAATSPADQTSPPDQMPERTDPGPTASPAEAAANEATTQAGAANPGDAAATSGATARPDATPTNPTASQPGAGSTSETPRPGDTAGTPTGAHVVAPGETLWSIAATALARDASTVTDADIAAAWPRWYAANAVTIGSDPDLIQPGQELVPPTNP, encoded by the coding sequence ATGCGAAGGGCACTCCTCACCCTGAGTGTCGCCGGGATCACCGGTGGGGTCGCGGCCTGGCTCGCGACCGTGGCCCTCCCCGCGGCCGCGACCCCACGCTCGGTGGACGAGACGGTCTCGCTCGCACTGATCTGGTGCGCGCTGGGCGTCCTGGCCTGGTACTGCGTGAGCGCAGCACTGGCGCTCGGGTGTCTGGCCGCGCGGGCCGCCGGACGCGGCTGGTCCGCGGGCGAGCGGGCGCTGCGAGCGGGCGGCGCGCCGTTCATGGCGCGGATGGCCTCCGTGGGCGTCGGGGTCGCCCTGGCCGCCGGGGCGCTGGTGGCGCCCGCGCAGGCGGTGCCCATGCCCGACGGCGGTGCGTCCGTCGGCGCCGACATCACCTGGGGAGCCGGTTCCGATCTGGTGCCCGGTTCCGATCTGGCGCCTGGTTCCGATCTGGCCCCTGGTTCCGATCGGGCGCCCGCTTCGAGTTCCACGCTCGGTCCCGGGGCCGGGACCGACGCCGACGCCGATGCCGATGCCGATGCCGATGCTGGAACCGGATCCGAAGCGGCCGAGGTGGGTCCCGACCTCACCTGGGGGGCGTTCGGTCCCGACGATGCGGCGACGAGCCCGGCCGACCAGACGAGCCCGCCGGACCAGATGCCCGAGCGCACGGACCCCGGGCCCACCGCGAGCCCGGCCGAGGCCGCCGCGAACGAGGCGACCACGCAGGCCGGGGCCGCGAACCCGGGTGACGCGGCCGCGACGAGTGGCGCGACCGCCCGACCCGACGCCACCCCCACGAATCCGACGGCCAGCCAACCCGGGGCCGGCTCCACGAGCGAGACGCCCAGGCCGGGCGACACGGCGGGCACCCCAACCGGGGCGCACGTGGTCGCGCCCGGCGAAACGCTCTGGTCCATCGCTGCCACCGCACTCGCCCGTGACGCGTCGACCGTCACCGATGCCGACATCGCCGCCGCGTGGCCGCGTTGGTATGCGGCGAACGCCGTGACCATCGGCTCGGACCCCGACCTCATCCAGCCCGGGCAGGAACTCGTCCCGCCCACCAACCCCTGA
- the hpf gene encoding ribosome hibernation-promoting factor, HPF/YfiA family yields MEIVVVSRHTEVPERFRQHVEDKLSKVGQFSPYAQRVDVEVTHENNPRLADRAERVELTVRAKGPVVRAEASAPDRYAALDLAAGKLFERLRRARDRRKSHHGRAEAPPVPEPVDLAPEPVEDDEISMTPTPPTETGVAVEAQLGDSPVVIRQKVHDTDPMTVDQALAEMELVGHPFYLFVDAETKQPCVVYNRRGWTYGVIRLNYEAEALLPASA; encoded by the coding sequence ATGGAGATCGTTGTAGTCAGCCGCCACACCGAGGTGCCTGAGCGATTCAGGCAGCACGTGGAGGACAAACTCTCGAAGGTGGGGCAGTTCTCGCCCTACGCGCAGCGAGTCGACGTCGAGGTGACGCACGAGAACAACCCCCGTCTGGCCGATCGGGCCGAGCGGGTCGAACTGACGGTCCGCGCGAAGGGCCCCGTGGTCCGCGCCGAGGCGAGCGCACCGGACCGGTATGCCGCGCTGGATCTCGCGGCCGGCAAGCTCTTCGAGCGACTGCGCCGGGCCAGGGACCGGCGCAAGTCCCACCACGGTCGCGCCGAGGCGCCGCCGGTGCCGGAGCCCGTCGACCTCGCTCCCGAGCCGGTCGAGGACGACGAGATCTCGATGACCCCCACGCCGCCCACCGAGACCGGCGTGGCGGTGGAGGCGCAGCTCGGGGACTCCCCGGTGGTTATCCGGCAGAAGGTGCACGACACCGATCCGATGACGGTGGACCAGGCCCTCGCCGAGATGGAGCTGGTCGGCCACCCGTTCTACCTGTTCGTGGACGCCGAGACCAAGCAGCCCTGCGTCGTGTACAACCGGCGCGGCTGGACCTACGGCGTGATCCGCCTGAACTACGAGGCCGAGGCGCTGCTGCCCGCGAGCGCCTGA
- the secA gene encoding preprotein translocase subunit SecA: MPSILDKILRMGEGKILKQLNAEKDQVNALEDSMSDLTDAELREETDVFKKRVADGESLDDLLPEAFAAVREAAKRTLGQRHFDVQIMGGAALHHGNIAEMKTGEGKTLVATLPAYLNALSGKGVHVVTVNDYLASYQSDLMGRVFRFLGLTTGVILSGQKPDERRRMYAADITYGTNNEFGFDYLRDNMAWSSAELVQRGHNMAIVDEVDSILIDEARTPLIISGPASGDVNKWYAEFARVAKRLRRESDYEVDEKKKNVGVLEPGIEKVEDYLGIDNLYESLNTPLIGFLNNAIKAKELFTRDKDYVVMKGEVLIVDQHTGRMLPGRRYNEGMHQAIEAKEGVAIKAENQTLATITLQNYFRLYDKLAGMTGTAMTEAAEFQNTYTIGVVPIPPNRPMARIDQSDYVYKNEQAKFEAVVADLVERHAAGQPVLVGTTSVEKSELLSKMLKKQGVPHDVLNAKQHAREAEIVAMAGRKGAVTVATNMAGRGTDIMLGGNAEHLAIANLKDRGLDPQETPEEYEAAWADALSEAKESVAAEHDEVTELGGLYVLGTERHESRRIDNQLRGRAGRQGDPGESRFYLSLGDDLMRLFNAALAERFMNSSGFPDDMPIESKMVTRGIASAQGQVEARNFEIRKNVLKYDDVLSRQRTVVYDERRRVLDGEDLEAQVQTFLEDVITGVVTEATSSGPPEEWDLEQLWTDLKTVYPVSITIEDVIADAGHETRVTTEQLVSELKSDAKLAYENREQEITPDLMRQLERRVVLSVLDRKWREHLYEMDYLKEGIGLRAMAQRDPLVEYQREGFQLFQAMNESIKEEAVGFLFNVEVRRPEQPAETDGVDVVEGSETPVLEAAAEPATGGTDGQAADDAVAPGTGTTGAAKPAGQSGASTPRTPGKRAGRKSIPAKPVVATGADLDDPLGLGAPQRATNLRYSAPSEDGSMGSTVRAAQAGVTPAEQAAGTGGANAAGGAAGAANREQRRRAAKQAKKRR, translated from the coding sequence GTGCCTTCGATCCTCGACAAGATCCTGCGCATGGGCGAGGGCAAGATCCTCAAGCAGCTCAACGCGGAGAAGGATCAGGTCAACGCTCTCGAGGACTCCATGAGCGACCTGACGGACGCGGAGCTGCGCGAGGAGACGGACGTCTTCAAGAAGCGGGTGGCCGACGGCGAGTCCCTCGACGACCTGCTGCCCGAGGCGTTCGCCGCGGTCCGCGAGGCTGCCAAGCGCACCCTCGGCCAACGGCACTTCGACGTGCAGATCATGGGTGGCGCGGCACTGCATCACGGCAACATCGCCGAGATGAAGACCGGTGAGGGCAAGACCCTGGTCGCCACCCTACCGGCCTACCTGAACGCACTGTCCGGCAAGGGCGTTCACGTGGTCACGGTGAACGACTACCTGGCCAGCTACCAGAGCGATCTGATGGGCCGGGTGTTCCGGTTCCTCGGCCTGACCACCGGGGTGATCCTGTCCGGGCAGAAGCCCGACGAGCGCCGCCGGATGTACGCCGCGGACATCACCTACGGCACGAACAACGAGTTCGGGTTCGACTACCTGCGCGACAACATGGCCTGGTCCTCCGCCGAACTCGTGCAGCGCGGCCACAACATGGCCATCGTGGACGAGGTCGACTCGATCCTCATCGACGAGGCCCGGACCCCGCTGATCATCTCCGGGCCGGCCTCCGGGGACGTGAACAAGTGGTACGCCGAGTTCGCCCGGGTCGCCAAGCGGCTGCGCCGGGAGAGCGACTACGAGGTCGACGAGAAGAAGAAGAACGTCGGCGTCCTCGAGCCGGGCATCGAGAAGGTCGAGGACTACCTCGGCATCGACAACCTCTACGAGTCCCTGAACACCCCGCTGATCGGGTTCCTGAACAACGCGATCAAGGCGAAGGAACTGTTCACGCGGGACAAGGACTACGTGGTCATGAAGGGCGAGGTCCTCATCGTCGACCAGCACACCGGGCGGATGCTGCCCGGGCGTCGCTACAACGAGGGCATGCACCAGGCGATCGAGGCCAAGGAGGGGGTGGCCATCAAGGCCGAGAACCAGACCCTGGCCACCATCACGCTGCAGAACTACTTCCGGCTCTACGACAAGCTCGCCGGGATGACCGGTACCGCGATGACCGAGGCCGCGGAGTTCCAGAACACCTACACGATCGGCGTGGTGCCGATCCCGCCGAACCGGCCGATGGCGCGGATCGACCAGTCCGACTACGTGTACAAGAACGAGCAGGCGAAGTTCGAGGCGGTCGTCGCCGACCTCGTCGAACGGCACGCGGCCGGGCAGCCCGTCCTCGTCGGTACCACCAGCGTCGAGAAGTCCGAGCTGCTCTCGAAGATGCTGAAGAAGCAGGGCGTCCCGCACGACGTCCTGAACGCGAAGCAGCACGCCCGCGAGGCGGAGATCGTCGCGATGGCCGGCCGCAAGGGCGCCGTCACCGTCGCCACGAACATGGCCGGCCGTGGGACCGACATCATGCTCGGCGGCAACGCCGAGCACCTCGCGATCGCGAACCTCAAGGACCGCGGCCTGGACCCGCAGGAGACCCCGGAGGAGTACGAGGCGGCCTGGGCCGACGCCCTCAGCGAGGCCAAGGAGTCCGTGGCCGCCGAGCACGACGAGGTCACCGAGCTGGGCGGCCTGTACGTGCTGGGCACCGAGCGGCACGAGTCCCGCCGGATCGACAACCAGCTGCGCGGGCGCGCCGGCCGTCAGGGCGACCCCGGCGAGTCCCGGTTCTACCTATCGCTCGGTGATGACCTGATGCGGCTCTTCAACGCCGCGCTGGCCGAGCGGTTCATGAACTCCTCGGGCTTCCCCGACGACATGCCCATCGAGTCCAAGATGGTCACGCGCGGGATCGCCAGCGCGCAGGGCCAGGTCGAGGCACGCAACTTCGAGATCCGCAAGAACGTCCTCAAGTACGACGACGTGCTCTCCCGCCAGCGCACGGTCGTCTACGACGAGCGTCGCCGCGTGCTCGATGGTGAGGACCTCGAGGCCCAGGTGCAGACGTTCCTCGAGGACGTGATCACCGGTGTGGTCACCGAGGCGACCAGCTCCGGCCCGCCGGAGGAGTGGGACCTCGAGCAGCTCTGGACCGACCTGAAGACCGTCTACCCGGTCTCGATCACCATCGAGGACGTGATCGCCGACGCCGGTCACGAGACCCGCGTGACCACCGAGCAACTCGTCTCGGAACTGAAGTCGGACGCGAAGCTCGCCTACGAGAACCGGGAGCAGGAGATCACCCCGGACCTCATGCGTCAGCTGGAGCGACGCGTGGTGCTGTCCGTGCTCGACCGCAAGTGGCGCGAGCACCTCTACGAGATGGACTACCTCAAGGAGGGCATCGGGCTGCGCGCGATGGCCCAGCGCGACCCGTTGGTCGAATATCAGCGCGAGGGCTTCCAGCTGTTCCAGGCGATGAACGAGTCCATCAAGGAGGAGGCCGTCGGGTTCCTCTTCAACGTCGAGGTGCGCAGGCCCGAGCAGCCGGCCGAGACCGACGGCGTGGACGTGGTGGAGGGCTCCGAGACGCCCGTGCTCGAGGCGGCAGCGGAACCGGCCACCGGTGGCACCGACGGCCAAGCCGCGGACGACGCCGTGGCGCCGGGCACCGGAACGACCGGTGCCGCCAAGCCGGCCGGCCAGTCGGGCGCGAGCACGCCCCGAACCCCGGGCAAGCGGGCCGGACGCAAGTCGATCCCCGCGAAACCGGTCGTCGCGACCGGTGCCGACCTCGACGACCCGCTCGGGCTCGGGGCACCCCAGCGGGCCACGAACCTGCGTTACTCCGCACCGAGCGAGGACGGCTCGATGGGATCGACGGTGCGCGCGGCGCAGGCCGGCGTGACCCCGGCCGAGCAGGCCGCCGGGACCGGCGGCGCGAACGCGGCCGGTGGCGCGGCGGGCGCAGCGAACCGGGAGCAGCGTCGCCGGGCCGCGAAGCAGGCCAAGAAGCGTCGCTGA
- a CDS encoding helix-turn-helix domain-containing protein, producing the protein MEARFLSLADVTEVLQITMSQARALVRSGELKAIQIGGKGTWRVENTELEAYIARMYKRTQERIAHGGDPMADLDETAPLAES; encoded by the coding sequence ATGGAAGCGCGATTCCTCTCTCTCGCGGACGTGACGGAGGTTCTTCAGATCACGATGTCGCAAGCGCGTGCCCTCGTGCGCAGCGGGGAGCTGAAGGCGATCCAGATCGGCGGCAAGGGCACCTGGCGGGTCGAGAACACCGAGCTCGAGGCGTACATCGCCCGGATGTACAAGCGCACCCAGGAGCGGATCGCCCACGGCGGGGACCCGATGGCGGACCTCGACGAGACGGCACCGCTGGCCGAGAGCTGA
- a CDS encoding Rv3235 family protein: protein MSVQPITRPRTAPEPPDTVPRLLVNPNAPDRRTWDRVRFSGPPAPAEVQVEDIVEDATGPRLVWSRGAVPELPDAGTWSATLVRACVEALLGARPAAQLARWLDADLWTALNRRACLGMEIAGRPSHPPMVTIRRVHPCEITEGTWESSVVVHDGNRVRAAAIRLETRRGRWRATALEIG from the coding sequence ATGAGCGTTCAGCCGATCACCCGGCCGCGCACGGCACCGGAGCCGCCGGACACGGTGCCGCGGCTCCTCGTCAATCCGAACGCCCCGGACCGGCGCACCTGGGACCGGGTGCGGTTCTCCGGCCCGCCGGCGCCCGCCGAGGTCCAGGTCGAGGACATCGTCGAGGACGCCACCGGTCCACGCCTGGTCTGGTCCCGCGGCGCCGTCCCCGAACTCCCCGACGCAGGCACCTGGAGCGCCACCCTCGTCCGGGCGTGCGTCGAGGCCCTGCTCGGGGCGCGCCCGGCCGCCCAGCTCGCCCGTTGGTTGGACGCGGACCTGTGGACGGCACTGAACCGGCGTGCCTGCCTCGGCATGGAGATCGCCGGCCGACCCAGTCATCCGCCGATGGTCACGATCCGCCGGGTCCACCCGTGCGAGATCACGGAGGGCACCTGGGAGTCGTCCGTGGTGGTGCACGACGGCAACAGGGTCAGGGCCGCCGCGATCCGGCTCGAGACCCGCCGCGGCCGGTGGCGCGCGACCGCGCTCGAGATCGGCTGA
- a CDS encoding helix-turn-helix domain-containing protein, protein MRLRDLLDAEDLDLRLLVGDERALEAPVTVVYTTDLIDPGRYLSGGELVISGLMWRQAPTDSDTFVATIGAAGAVALAAGTAYFGPVPQDVVTACARHGLVLFEVPPPVSFATLTEYIVGRVGTERGDQLAARLDRQRRLLLALAQGYNVAELLGQVRDETGLTCRVLTPSGRELAGHGDPLPDATLDQIIDAYLRAPRLPIVVTPSAEPGDAVGPWSVFAGAGALADRVTTTMVLVEGSWANWPEDHLDTITQLCAVVALDEARRAPVRQVAHTLADGVLALVAQGHGSGAEAHALLEQCGVDPSAPFVAVVAGPGPGAPAGATGAILDDVAAHLGRGAVGSVGPDGVTLALVPAAGIDAAERVRAAALRLTPAMGARRFCVGISARTTDAAIAGALDEARHAFALARLRPAPVEVVTAAEVTSHVGLLAAVPDEVRRAFSARVLGALATRRAEHQDAALEETLVAFLENDGSWTRTARALHLHVNTVRYRIGRVEELTGRDLSRFADRVDVFLAMGLR, encoded by the coding sequence ATGAGGCTCCGCGACCTCCTCGACGCCGAGGACCTTGACCTGCGCCTGCTGGTCGGGGACGAGCGCGCACTCGAGGCGCCCGTCACCGTCGTCTACACGACGGACCTGATCGATCCCGGCCGATACCTGAGCGGCGGGGAACTGGTCATCTCCGGCCTGATGTGGCGGCAGGCGCCGACCGACTCGGACACCTTCGTCGCGACCATCGGGGCCGCCGGGGCGGTCGCGCTGGCCGCCGGCACGGCCTACTTCGGTCCCGTGCCCCAGGACGTGGTGACCGCCTGCGCCCGCCACGGTCTGGTCCTGTTCGAGGTGCCACCGCCGGTCTCCTTCGCCACCCTCACCGAGTACATCGTCGGAAGGGTCGGCACCGAGCGGGGCGACCAGCTCGCCGCCCGGCTGGACCGCCAGCGCCGGCTGCTGCTCGCCCTGGCGCAGGGCTACAACGTGGCCGAGCTGCTCGGACAGGTTCGGGACGAGACCGGTCTGACCTGCCGGGTCCTGACGCCGAGCGGGCGCGAACTCGCCGGGCACGGCGACCCGCTCCCCGATGCGACGCTGGACCAGATCATCGACGCCTACCTGCGCGCCCCGCGGCTCCCGATCGTGGTGACGCCGTCCGCGGAGCCGGGCGACGCCGTCGGGCCGTGGTCGGTGTTCGCCGGCGCCGGTGCCCTCGCGGACCGGGTGACCACCACGATGGTGCTCGTCGAGGGCAGTTGGGCGAACTGGCCGGAGGACCACCTGGACACGATCACTCAGCTCTGCGCGGTCGTCGCCCTGGACGAGGCCCGCCGGGCGCCGGTGCGCCAGGTCGCGCACACGCTGGCCGACGGCGTCCTGGCACTCGTCGCGCAGGGCCACGGCTCCGGCGCCGAGGCACACGCGTTGCTGGAGCAGTGCGGCGTGGACCCCAGCGCGCCGTTCGTCGCGGTGGTGGCCGGGCCCGGCCCGGGCGCGCCGGCCGGTGCCACCGGGGCGATCCTTGACGACGTCGCCGCGCACCTCGGGCGCGGCGCGGTCGGCTCGGTCGGGCCCGACGGCGTGACGCTGGCGCTCGTGCCGGCCGCGGGGATCGACGCCGCCGAGCGGGTCCGGGCCGCGGCACTACGGCTGACGCCGGCCATGGGGGCACGCCGCTTCTGCGTCGGCATCAGCGCGCGCACCACCGATGCCGCGATCGCCGGTGCCCTGGACGAGGCCCGGCACGCGTTCGCCCTCGCGCGGCTTCGCCCGGCACCGGTGGAGGTCGTCACCGCTGCCGAGGTGACGAGCCACGTCGGCCTGCTCGCGGCGGTCCCGGACGAGGTGCGGCGGGCGTTCTCGGCCCGGGTGCTCGGCGCGCTGGCCACCCGTCGGGCCGAGCACCAGGACGCGGCGCTGGAGGAGACCCTCGTGGCGTTCCTCGAGAACGACGGGTCCTGGACCCGGACGGCCCGGGCCCTGCACCTGCACGTGAACACCGTCCGGTACCGGATCGGCCGCGTCGAGGAGCTCACCGGCCGGGACCTGTCCCGGTTCGCCGACAGGGTGGACGTCTTCCTCGCGATGGGGCTGCGGTGA
- a CDS encoding winged helix-turn-helix domain-containing protein: protein MPRTLTLAQARRIAVTAQGLAGAPAQTRPPVVTMAHLQRMIDRVGLLQIDSVNVLARAHLLPVVARLGPYDVALLERATTGTPARPRRLVEYRAHEAAFVPPRTFQLLRWRMQGPRALRWYDGVASKDPETVAAVLDIVAEHGPVTAAQVHDLLGHERPEKVNWGWNWTAAKHSLEAMLAVGRVASAYRNASFERAYDLPERVLPADVLAEDVLPQDEAVRALVDISARAHGVATVRGLADYFRLSIAQTSDAVARLVAAGDLEEVAVAGWRRPAYLHPEARRPRATNARALLAPFDPLVFERERTLELFGMHYRIEIYTPAAQRQFGYYVLPFLLGDELVARVDLKADRAAGVLRLRSAFAQPEAPTAVGHELAQELRVMADWLDLPDVTVDADAAGDLIGDVAQALTGVR, encoded by the coding sequence ATGCCGCGCACGCTCACGCTCGCCCAGGCCCGCCGGATCGCCGTCACCGCGCAGGGACTGGCCGGGGCGCCCGCTCAGACCCGACCACCCGTCGTCACGATGGCGCACCTGCAGCGGATGATCGACAGGGTCGGGCTGCTGCAGATCGACTCGGTGAACGTGCTCGCCCGGGCGCACCTGCTGCCCGTGGTCGCCCGGCTGGGCCCCTACGACGTCGCCCTGCTTGAGCGGGCCACCACCGGGACCCCGGCCCGGCCGCGGCGGCTGGTCGAGTACCGCGCCCACGAGGCCGCGTTCGTACCGCCGCGCACGTTCCAGCTGCTGCGGTGGCGGATGCAGGGACCGCGGGCACTGCGCTGGTACGACGGCGTGGCCTCGAAGGACCCGGAGACCGTGGCAGCCGTGCTGGACATCGTCGCCGAGCACGGACCCGTCACCGCGGCGCAGGTGCACGACCTGCTCGGGCACGAGCGCCCGGAGAAGGTCAACTGGGGTTGGAACTGGACCGCCGCCAAGCACTCCCTGGAGGCGATGCTCGCCGTCGGGCGGGTCGCCTCCGCGTACCGGAACGCGTCCTTCGAGCGGGCCTACGACCTGCCCGAGCGGGTGCTGCCGGCGGACGTCCTCGCCGAGGACGTGCTCCCACAGGACGAGGCCGTCCGGGCGCTCGTGGACATCTCCGCCCGCGCGCACGGGGTGGCTACGGTCCGGGGGCTCGCCGACTACTTCCGGCTGTCCATCGCGCAGACGTCGGACGCCGTCGCCCGGCTCGTTGCGGCCGGTGACCTGGAGGAGGTGGCGGTGGCCGGGTGGCGCCGCCCGGCCTATCTGCACCCGGAGGCCCGCCGGCCGCGGGCCACGAACGCCCGTGCCCTGCTCGCTCCGTTCGACCCGCTCGTGTTCGAACGGGAGCGCACCCTGGAGCTGTTCGGGATGCACTACCGGATCGAGATCTACACCCCGGCGGCCCAGCGCCAGTTCGGCTACTACGTGCTGCCGTTCCTGCTCGGCGACGAGCTCGTGGCGCGCGTCGACCTCAAGGCCGACCGGGCCGCCGGAGTGCTGCGGCTACGCAGCGCGTTCGCCCAGCCGGAGGCTCCCACCGCCGTCGGGCACGAGCTGGCGCAGGAACTGCGCGTCATGGCGGACTGGCTCGACCTGCCGGACGTCACCGTCGATGCCGACGCCGCCGGCGACCTCATCGGCGACGTCGCGCAGGCACTGACGGGGGTGCGCTGA